In the genome of Chlamydia trachomatis A/HAR-13, one region contains:
- a CDS encoding polysaccharide deacetylase family protein, whose protein sequence is MLRVLAYRQVSFSKFPRLFKSFVSLLSSLKQHYSFMLPGDPLPKKKALMLTFDHASVDFYTHVFPLLQNLQIPAVIGVAWRYVADLEGEDLPIDVRIAPSDFLAFQDEIFSYHQPFCSVRELCHMAASPLVRFASSGFAIRNLKYAPPYLHTEILLSKILLENAIQSPVESFFFPLGKSDVVSQHFVQETYRYSFVLGNTASFSYSTQSLHGIPRIDMPLDSQRVPSLYQLSYPHLKQFLVLR, encoded by the coding sequence ATGCTTCGAGTCTTAGCTTATCGACAGGTTTCTTTTTCTAAGTTTCCTCGCTTATTCAAATCGTTTGTGAGCCTTTTGTCCTCTCTTAAGCAACACTATTCTTTCATGTTGCCTGGAGACCCTCTCCCTAAGAAAAAGGCCCTTATGCTTACATTCGATCACGCTTCTGTTGATTTCTACACACATGTCTTTCCTCTTCTTCAGAACTTGCAGATACCTGCAGTTATTGGAGTTGCCTGGAGATATGTGGCTGATTTAGAAGGAGAGGATCTTCCCATTGATGTGCGAATTGCTCCCTCTGATTTTTTAGCTTTTCAGGACGAAATATTTTCGTATCATCAGCCTTTTTGTTCAGTAAGAGAGCTGTGTCATATGGCTGCAAGCCCTTTAGTGCGATTTGCTTCTTCAGGGTTTGCGATTAGAAATCTTAAATATGCTCCTCCTTATCTACACACAGAGATTTTATTATCTAAAATTTTATTGGAGAATGCCATTCAAAGCCCAGTAGAAAGCTTTTTCTTTCCATTGGGGAAAAGTGATGTAGTAAGTCAGCATTTTGTTCAGGAGACTTATCGGTATTCTTTTGTGTTGGGGAATACGGCTAGTTTTTCCTATTCCACACAATCATTGCATGGGATTCCGCGTATCGATATGCCCTTAGATAGTCAAAGGGTTCCATCCCTTTATCAACTTTCTTATCCCCACTTGAAACAGTTTTTAGTTTTGCGCTAG
- a CDS encoding tetratricopeptide repeat protein: MKSRNAQSILESLCKKTHRLLLRYLLKQTLLVALGMTLMVAELGIFLYFFLFSGKTLLPAFCLACFVLTIFICLVIRLYILSKKTEFFDKLLADFVHQAQVIFKKKNIMEEQPEIAAAVTQLSLVMQNQEYFVFCNLLKIVPPYDSIKKFSCFCFWKDYFSFREMLLQKAIDLYLLVVQAIPTDLGAHVSLADAYVSLSGLYADPRKYTEFDTKYWVPPGRYGEDIQEKFFATAHRATEEFKILNEYAPGNVWVHTQLAYSYHDLQMPKKEIREYEIVLKLKPHDANTIMKLGILYFQQGMNAKGLQVYEQLRKVDLKKSKKLIKFYGVVAK, from the coding sequence ATGAAATCACGAAACGCTCAGTCCATATTAGAGTCTTTATGTAAGAAAACGCATCGACTCTTATTGCGCTATCTGCTCAAGCAGACTTTATTGGTTGCTTTAGGGATGACTTTAATGGTCGCAGAGCTGGGAATCTTTCTTTACTTTTTTCTTTTCTCTGGGAAAACCCTTCTACCAGCCTTCTGCCTGGCCTGTTTTGTTCTTACAATATTTATATGTTTAGTCATTAGGCTTTACATTCTATCTAAGAAAACGGAATTCTTTGATAAACTCCTTGCGGACTTTGTTCATCAAGCTCAGGTAATTTTTAAAAAGAAAAACATAATGGAGGAACAGCCAGAGATCGCTGCAGCAGTTACACAGCTATCTCTGGTAATGCAAAATCAAGAGTATTTTGTTTTTTGTAATTTATTGAAAATAGTGCCTCCCTACGACTCTATCAAAAAATTCAGCTGTTTTTGTTTTTGGAAGGATTATTTTTCTTTCCGAGAGATGCTTTTGCAGAAAGCAATTGATTTGTATTTACTAGTTGTCCAAGCAATTCCTACAGACTTGGGTGCACACGTTTCCTTAGCAGATGCCTACGTATCACTATCGGGGCTTTATGCAGACCCCAGGAAATACACGGAATTTGATACGAAATATTGGGTTCCTCCAGGACGTTATGGAGAGGATATTCAGGAAAAGTTTTTTGCAACAGCGCATAGGGCTACAGAAGAATTCAAGATTCTTAACGAATACGCTCCAGGGAATGTTTGGGTGCATACACAGTTGGCCTATAGCTATCATGATCTACAGATGCCCAAGAAAGAAATTCGTGAATACGAGATTGTCTTGAAATTGAAACCCCATGACGCGAATACAATAATGAAGCTGGGGATTCTCTATTTTCAGCAGGGAATGAATGCTAAGGGATTACAGGTTTACGAACAGTTAAGAAAGGTAGACCTGAAGAAATCTAAAAAACTCATTAAGTTCTACGGGGTAGTAGCTAAATAG
- the hemH gene encoding ferrochelatase, giving the protein MVTYLLANFGGPRTSQEIVSFLQALLTDRDVTGGMIPSMLHRPLFSYIAKRRAPHVARQYAYLGGGSPIFQDTERLAQNLSQELQASVIPFHRYLPETHRETLQALQESQGSIVGIPLFPHYTFAVTGSIIRFFLQHLPEKPISWITQFGVHPEFVSCMQQHIRDCLAAQQIAVEDCYFLFSVHGLPQRHIRLGDPYAQQCQASFEALRGELEGKIAFQSKFGIGKWLDPSTQEVCQSLRTKKRHIVIVPFGFVSDHIETLHEIDHLYVPILLQKGYRVVRIPAINASSRWVSSLAAIVRSSPQETSLEPLLMP; this is encoded by the coding sequence GTGGTAACATATTTACTAGCCAATTTTGGAGGTCCAAGGACTTCTCAGGAGATTGTCAGCTTTCTACAAGCTCTATTGACAGATCGAGATGTTACAGGAGGAATGATTCCTTCCATGTTGCATAGGCCATTGTTTTCTTATATTGCTAAGCGTCGAGCTCCTCATGTAGCGCGACAATACGCTTATTTAGGAGGGGGATCTCCTATTTTTCAAGATACAGAGAGACTAGCTCAAAACCTCTCTCAAGAATTGCAAGCTTCAGTTATTCCTTTTCATAGATATTTACCAGAGACTCACCGGGAAACCTTACAGGCATTACAAGAAAGCCAGGGAAGCATAGTTGGGATTCCATTATTCCCACATTACACCTTCGCAGTAACAGGGAGTATAATTCGATTTTTCTTACAACATCTTCCAGAAAAACCCATTTCTTGGATTACGCAGTTTGGAGTGCATCCTGAGTTTGTCTCGTGTATGCAACAGCATATTCGAGACTGTTTAGCCGCTCAGCAGATCGCTGTCGAGGATTGCTATTTTCTTTTTTCTGTACACGGATTACCTCAAAGGCATATTCGTTTAGGAGATCCTTATGCTCAGCAATGTCAGGCTTCTTTCGAAGCATTACGAGGTGAATTAGAGGGGAAAATTGCTTTTCAATCTAAGTTTGGGATTGGAAAATGGCTAGATCCCTCTACTCAAGAGGTCTGTCAGTCTTTGCGTACCAAGAAACGCCACATTGTGATTGTCCCTTTTGGATTTGTTTCGGATCATATTGAGACTCTACATGAAATAGATCATCTGTATGTGCCTATATTGCTGCAAAAGGGGTATCGTGTGGTTCGTATCCCAGCTATCAATGCTTCTTCTAGATGGGTATCCTCTCTAGCAGCAATAGTCAGAAGTTCCCCACAGGAAACTTCTTTAGAGCCGCTTCTAATGCCTTAG
- a CDS encoding transporter substrate-binding domain-containing protein, whose translation MIRGSSLISEVRVKFKYLRPLSFLVLVIVAFCYGCSREKQEILVGRDATWFPQQFGIYTSGINAFVNDLVSEINYKEGLNISIVNQDWVHLFENLDDKKTSGAFTSASPSIEMLARYQFSDPVLLTGPVLVVLENSPYHSLQDLEGKLIGVYKFDSSVLIAQNVPNAVIDSYQHIPVALEALSTQRYDALLVPVIEATALVETAYKGRLRIASEPLNEEGLRLVVLRGGGSDSLLEGFNAGLAKIRRSGRYKAIKMQSRLP comes from the coding sequence ATGATTCGGGGATCTAGTCTGATCTCTGAGGTTAGAGTGAAATTTAAGTATTTGCGTCCATTAAGCTTTTTAGTCTTGGTTATTGTAGCGTTTTGCTACGGATGTTCCAGAGAGAAACAAGAGATTCTCGTCGGAAGGGATGCTACTTGGTTCCCTCAACAATTTGGTATTTATACATCAGGAATTAACGCCTTTGTGAATGATTTAGTTTCTGAGATCAATTACAAGGAAGGGTTGAATATCTCTATAGTGAACCAAGATTGGGTTCATCTTTTTGAGAATTTAGATGATAAGAAGACTAGCGGAGCCTTTACTTCAGCCTCTCCTTCAATAGAAATGTTAGCTCGGTACCAGTTTTCAGATCCCGTTTTATTAACCGGGCCTGTGCTTGTTGTTTTAGAAAATTCTCCGTATCATTCTCTCCAGGATTTAGAAGGAAAGTTGATCGGAGTATATAAATTCGATTCATCCGTTCTTATTGCACAGAATGTTCCCAATGCTGTGATTGATTCCTATCAGCATATTCCTGTAGCCTTAGAAGCTTTGTCTACTCAGCGTTATGATGCGTTATTGGTGCCTGTAATAGAGGCAACTGCTTTAGTAGAAACGGCTTATAAAGGACGTTTGCGAATCGCTTCAGAACCTCTTAATGAGGAAGGTTTGCGTTTAGTTGTGTTACGAGGAGGAGGATCGGATTCCCTATTGGAAGGATTTAATGCAGGATTGGCAAAAATTCGTCGATCAGGAAGATACAAAGCCATTAAAATGCAATCCCGGCTTCCTTAG
- the rsmD gene encoding 16S rRNA (guanine(966)-N(2))-methyltransferase RsmD, whose protein sequence is MKILSGKFKGKSLKTFSNPSVRPTCGVVKEAVFNICANHIVGARFLDLFAGSGSMGFEAISRGAESATFVDSSVEAVRLIRANLALLDSNLPVHILKQDVRSALLRLGKQNRSFDIVYIDPPYALENAFLQEVLSYVVQQSLLEPDGILFLENASPQEILVQGLELRKRRKSGGTFLSEYIQQENSAHST, encoded by the coding sequence TTGAAAATTCTTTCTGGTAAATTCAAAGGGAAGTCTTTAAAGACTTTTTCTAATCCCTCTGTTCGTCCTACTTGTGGTGTGGTGAAGGAGGCTGTTTTTAATATTTGTGCCAATCATATAGTTGGCGCACGGTTTTTGGATTTGTTTGCAGGATCTGGATCTATGGGCTTTGAAGCTATTAGTAGAGGCGCAGAATCTGCTACATTTGTAGATTCCTCTGTTGAAGCCGTGCGTTTAATTCGAGCTAATCTTGCTTTGTTAGATAGCAATTTGCCTGTTCATATCCTGAAGCAAGACGTTCGTTCAGCGTTGCTACGCTTAGGTAAACAGAATCGTTCTTTTGATATCGTTTATATAGATCCTCCTTATGCTTTGGAGAACGCGTTTCTTCAAGAGGTTTTATCGTACGTTGTACAACAAAGCCTATTAGAACCGGATGGGATTCTCTTTTTAGAGAACGCGTCTCCGCAAGAGATTCTAGTACAGGGATTAGAGCTTCGGAAACGTAGAAAATCTGGGGGGACTTTTCTTTCAGAATACATTCAGCAAGAGAACTCGGCTCATTCTACATAA
- a CDS encoding metallophosphoesterase: MRIFALADLHLSLGVPEKTMEVFGEPWVGYHQKIEKHWRDIVSSDDIVCLPGDISWAMRLEEAQVDFRFLGALPGIKYMIRGNHDYWSSASSAKLANVLPETLHYLSKGYVLLNAHQAIVGVRLWDSSDICLHWETQHDGPQRVLTEQDDKIFLREYGRLERALKELPASVEDVLVMTHYPPVSNDGTPGRVSNLLEMDGRVSRCLFGHLHKVPRPFPGFGNIRGIEYTLVAADYVDFIPQVVS; the protein is encoded by the coding sequence ATGCGTATTTTTGCCCTTGCAGATCTACATCTATCCTTAGGAGTCCCCGAGAAAACTATGGAGGTTTTTGGTGAGCCTTGGGTGGGGTATCACCAAAAAATCGAAAAGCACTGGAGAGATATCGTCTCATCGGATGATATCGTTTGTCTGCCTGGAGATATTTCCTGGGCAATGCGTTTAGAAGAAGCTCAGGTTGATTTTCGTTTTTTAGGAGCTCTCCCCGGGATCAAATACATGATCCGTGGGAATCATGATTATTGGAGTTCAGCTTCTTCTGCGAAACTTGCGAACGTTTTGCCAGAAACTCTTCATTATCTTTCAAAAGGATACGTGTTGCTTAATGCTCATCAGGCAATTGTTGGGGTTCGTTTATGGGATTCTTCTGACATTTGCCTCCATTGGGAAACGCAACATGATGGTCCTCAGAGAGTTTTAACTGAGCAAGATGATAAAATTTTCCTTCGAGAATATGGTCGTTTAGAGCGAGCTCTGAAAGAGTTGCCCGCTTCTGTAGAAGATGTTTTGGTTATGACGCACTATCCTCCGGTTAGTAATGACGGGACGCCTGGGCGAGTTTCTAATTTGTTAGAGATGGATGGCCGCGTCTCTCGTTGTTTGTTTGGGCATTTACATAAGGTGCCGCGACCTTTCCCTGGATTTGGGAATATCCGAGGAATTGAGTACACTCTCGTGGCTGCCGATTACGTTGATTTTATTCCTCAGGTTGTCAGTTGA
- the glgC gene encoding glucose-1-phosphate adenylyltransferase, which translates to MAGRRTKEEQINRKRSHFYRDNVGVIVLCGGEGKRLSPLTCWRCKPTVSFGGRYKLIDVPISHAFASGFSKIFVIGQYLTYTLQQHLFKTYFYHGVMQDQIHLLVPERRDGSQVWYQGTADAIRQNLLYLQDSRVEYFLILSGDQLYNMDFRSIVDYAIDAQADMVIASQPVSDKDVSRFGVLKVDDESKLIDFYEKPQSEEILKHFRLSNTAMKKFGLDPQHGNFLGSMGIYLFRKDCLFQLLLEETGDDFGKELIHRQMHRGKTVAYLYDGYWTDIGTIESYYEANMALTQRPSHNIRGFNCYDDGGIIYSKNNHLPGAIISDSRISSSLLCEGAMIESGQVSNSVVGVRGVIGQGSVFDRSIMMGSDSYGSESFPLGIGKNCEIHKTIIDENCCIGNGVRLQNLQGHKDYDSPDGKLVVRDGIIIVPRGTQIPDNYVF; encoded by the coding sequence ATGGCTGGTAGACGGACGAAAGAAGAGCAGATCAATCGAAAACGATCGCATTTCTATCGAGATAACGTAGGAGTTATTGTCTTATGCGGAGGAGAGGGGAAACGATTATCTCCGTTAACTTGTTGGCGTTGTAAGCCAACAGTATCTTTTGGGGGAAGATACAAGCTTATTGATGTGCCTATATCTCATGCCTTTGCCTCAGGATTTTCCAAGATTTTTGTTATCGGGCAATACCTTACCTATACTTTACAGCAACACTTATTTAAGACGTATTTTTACCATGGAGTCATGCAGGATCAGATTCATCTCTTGGTCCCTGAAAGACGAGATGGAAGTCAGGTTTGGTATCAGGGAACAGCTGATGCAATTCGCCAAAATCTTCTTTATCTACAAGATTCTCGTGTAGAGTATTTTTTAATCTTGTCAGGTGACCAACTATACAATATGGATTTTCGCTCGATAGTAGATTATGCTATCGATGCACAGGCGGATATGGTGATCGCTTCTCAGCCTGTATCAGATAAAGATGTTTCACGATTCGGAGTGTTGAAAGTAGACGATGAGTCGAAACTGATTGATTTCTATGAGAAACCTCAAAGTGAAGAGATTTTGAAACATTTTCGTCTAAGTAACACGGCGATGAAAAAATTTGGTCTCGATCCTCAGCACGGGAATTTTCTAGGATCTATGGGGATTTATCTTTTCCGTAAAGATTGTCTCTTCCAATTGCTTCTAGAAGAAACTGGAGATGATTTTGGGAAAGAGCTGATTCATAGACAAATGCATCGCGGGAAAACTGTTGCATATCTGTACGACGGTTATTGGACAGATATCGGGACTATAGAATCTTATTACGAAGCTAATATGGCTTTGACTCAACGGCCTTCGCACAATATTCGTGGGTTTAATTGTTATGATGACGGGGGGATAATCTATAGTAAAAATAATCATCTTCCTGGAGCAATTATTTCAGATTCGAGAATTTCGAGTTCTTTACTGTGTGAAGGAGCTATGATTGAGTCTGGCCAGGTCTCGAATAGTGTCGTTGGAGTTCGAGGGGTAATAGGCCAAGGATCTGTGTTTGACCGTTCTATCATGATGGGAAGCGATTCGTATGGTTCTGAGTCTTTCCCTTTAGGGATTGGGAAAAACTGTGAAATTCATAAAACCATTATTGATGAAAACTGCTGTATAGGAAACGGTGTGCGTTTACAGAATCTGCAGGGGCATAAGGATTATGATTCTCCAGATGGGAAATTAGTTGTTCGAGATGGTATTATCATCGTTCCTAGAGGAACGCAAATCCCAGATAATTACGTATTTTAG
- the rho gene encoding transcription termination factor Rho — protein MKEESPAEVLQKVKEHKRREGPLSLEKEVSEDSAVATEEKETSQPVAVTKIAKLQRMGINELNVLARQYGVKNVGSLTKSQVVFEIVKAKSERPDEFLIGEGVLEVLPDGFGFLRSPTYNYLPSAEDIYVSPAQIRRFDLKKGDTIVGTIRSPKEKEKYFALLKVDKINGSTPDKAKERVLFENLTPLHPNERLIMEMGKENLAERVLDLTAPIGKGQRGLIVAPPRSGKTVILQSIAHAIAVNNPDAELIVLLIDERPEEVTDMIRQVRGEVVASTFDEQPDRHIQVTEMVIEKARRLVEHGKDVVILLDSITRLARAYNTVQPHSGKILTGGVDASALHKPKRFFGAARNIEGGGSLTILATALIDTGSRMDEVIFEEFKGTGNMELVLDRHLSDRRIYPAIDLIKSGTRKEELLYHPGELEKIRLFRQAIAGLTAIDAMHLLLGRLKKTNSNTEFLLSLKD, from the coding sequence ATGAAAGAAGAGAGTCCAGCCGAGGTCTTACAAAAGGTAAAGGAGCACAAGAGGCGCGAGGGCCCTTTATCGTTGGAAAAAGAAGTTAGTGAAGACAGTGCTGTTGCTACAGAAGAGAAAGAAACCTCGCAACCAGTAGCAGTTACGAAGATTGCTAAACTACAGCGTATGGGCATTAATGAGCTGAATGTTTTAGCTCGGCAATATGGAGTTAAGAATGTAGGTTCTCTGACGAAATCGCAGGTAGTGTTCGAAATCGTTAAGGCTAAATCTGAACGCCCTGATGAATTCTTGATTGGAGAAGGTGTCCTGGAGGTTCTCCCGGATGGTTTTGGATTTCTTAGGTCTCCCACTTACAACTATCTTCCTTCCGCAGAAGATATCTATGTTTCTCCTGCGCAGATCCGTCGTTTCGATTTGAAAAAAGGAGATACCATCGTTGGGACGATCCGTTCTCCTAAGGAAAAAGAGAAATATTTTGCGCTGTTGAAAGTGGATAAGATTAATGGCTCAACGCCTGATAAGGCAAAAGAGCGTGTTTTATTCGAGAACCTAACGCCTCTTCATCCTAATGAACGATTGATCATGGAGATGGGGAAAGAGAATTTAGCAGAGCGAGTATTAGATTTAACAGCTCCAATCGGTAAGGGACAACGAGGATTGATCGTTGCGCCTCCTCGCTCAGGTAAGACGGTAATCTTGCAAAGCATTGCACATGCTATTGCTGTGAATAATCCTGACGCAGAGCTGATTGTTTTGCTAATTGATGAGCGTCCTGAAGAGGTGACGGATATGATTCGTCAGGTTCGAGGGGAGGTCGTCGCCTCGACATTTGATGAACAACCTGATCGACACATTCAGGTTACTGAAATGGTGATCGAAAAGGCAAGACGTTTGGTCGAACACGGTAAGGATGTTGTGATTCTATTAGATTCGATTACGCGTCTAGCTCGTGCATACAATACTGTGCAGCCGCATTCAGGGAAGATCCTCACTGGGGGAGTAGACGCTAGCGCGTTACATAAACCTAAGCGTTTCTTCGGTGCAGCTAGAAATATTGAAGGCGGAGGATCGTTAACTATCTTGGCCACAGCGTTGATTGATACAGGATCAAGAATGGACGAAGTGATCTTTGAGGAATTCAAAGGAACTGGGAATATGGAGTTGGTTCTTGACCGTCATCTTTCTGATCGCAGAATCTATCCGGCTATCGATTTGATTAAGAGTGGAACACGAAAAGAAGAATTGTTGTACCACCCTGGAGAGCTTGAGAAAATTCGGTTGTTCCGACAAGCTATAGCTGGTTTAACAGCAATAGATGCTATGCATTTACTGCTAGGCCGTTTGAAAAAGACAAATAGCAATACAGAATTCCTGTTATCCTTGAAGGATTAA
- the coaE gene encoding dephospho-CoA kinase (Dephospho-CoA kinase (CoaE) performs the final step in coenzyme A biosynthesis.) has protein sequence MLDLLKISVTGDPSSGKTEACQVFEDLGAYVISADKVSHSFLVPYTSVGQRIIDLLGPEIIIENTLSRKAIAEKVFGNRDLLLSLEEILHPEVCRFVEEKYAHVVQEQKYPLFIAEFPLLYEIQYADWFDQVILISADTGIRKERFLKKTGGSDTSFDLRCARFSSLEEKILRADVVIENNGTKEEFRCKVKQCFKALKGTI, from the coding sequence ATGCTAGATTTATTGAAGATTTCTGTTACAGGAGATCCCTCTTCAGGGAAAACTGAGGCGTGTCAGGTTTTTGAAGATTTGGGAGCTTATGTAATTAGTGCTGATAAAGTTTCTCATAGTTTCCTTGTTCCTTATACCTCAGTGGGTCAACGTATAATTGATCTTTTGGGTCCAGAGATAATCATAGAGAATACTCTTAGTAGAAAGGCCATTGCTGAAAAAGTTTTTGGTAACCGGGATTTATTGCTGTCTTTAGAAGAGATTTTGCATCCGGAAGTGTGTCGTTTTGTTGAGGAAAAATATGCGCACGTGGTTCAGGAACAAAAGTATCCTCTGTTTATTGCGGAATTTCCTCTGTTGTATGAGATTCAGTATGCGGATTGGTTTGATCAGGTTATTTTAATTTCTGCAGATACAGGTATACGCAAAGAGCGTTTTCTTAAAAAAACTGGAGGTTCGGACACCAGTTTCGATCTTCGGTGTGCACGCTTTTCTTCTTTAGAAGAAAAAATCCTGCGAGCGGATGTGGTCATAGAGAATAATGGAACGAAAGAAGAATTTCGTTGCAAAGTAAAACAATGTTTTAAGGCTTTAAAGGGAACAATATGA